Proteins from one Hydrogenivirga caldilitoris genomic window:
- a CDS encoding Wzz/FepE/Etk N-terminal domain-containing protein yields the protein MEKQRGEIYYEEEIDLYELWLRLKKRWKVVAGTVLLFLVASLVYLFVAKPVYESSAVIKIGYDPVFLINPEEPKFLPILTPQEFSHLISSINLDVKGLKNIEAQPETKSPSTVIINISAYDPEVIEPAFRKLMARIENNPMVKDKIYSVKSILQTRKKKLLEALQELYTYKKELNQKDIDKLAEVSTRIAMLEREFDDIRILLSNIRAFEVISEPRTPTQPSKPKKLLILAVSFVSSLFLGIFLALFLEWLEEARKRYRERSIES from the coding sequence ATGGAAAAGCAGAGAGGGGAGATTTACTACGAAGAGGAGATAGACCTTTACGAGCTGTGGCTCAGACTGAAAAAGAGGTGGAAGGTTGTAGCTGGAACTGTTCTTCTTTTCCTCGTTGCTTCGCTGGTATACCTATTTGTGGCAAAGCCTGTATATGAAAGCTCCGCGGTTATAAAAATAGGGTATGACCCTGTATTCTTAATAAATCCAGAAGAACCTAAGTTCTTGCCTATACTCACACCTCAAGAGTTCAGTCATTTGATTTCATCAATAAATTTAGATGTAAAAGGTTTGAAAAATATAGAGGCACAACCAGAAACAAAAAGTCCATCAACAGTGATAATCAACATTTCTGCTTATGACCCTGAAGTTATAGAGCCAGCTTTCAGAAAATTGATGGCAAGGATTGAAAACAATCCCATGGTTAAGGATAAAATATACAGTGTTAAAAGCATACTACAAACCAGAAAAAAGAAACTGCTGGAAGCTCTACAGGAGCTCTACACTTATAAAAAAGAATTAAATCAAAAAGATATAGATAAGCTAGCCGAAGTTAGTACTAGAATAGCCATGTTAGAAAGGGAGTTTGACGATATAAGGATACTGCTAAGTAATATAAGAGCTTTTGAGGTTATTTCCGAACCGAGAACTCCAACACAACCCTCCAAACCAAAGAAGCTCCTTATCTTGGCTGTGTCATTTGTTTCCTCCCTCTTCCTCGGTATCTTCTTAGCCCTCTTCTTAGAGTGGCTTGAGGAAGCGAGAAAAAGATACCGTGAGCGGTCAATTGAATCTTAG
- a CDS encoding RNA-guided endonuclease InsQ/TnpB family protein, whose protein sequence is MSSGKRVLSIRVSGRERKRRVRTLLLDLAHFRNMLIILIREYYLLHREHLLNQSLLYGLVAKNYSCKYREELEKVLRNIEDSRELKEFLERLKAQKEKIDNPHYVQYVIRQVIKDFRSFFKSLECFRANPEKLREMPRLSKPKKLRYLINFSVEGNANTFKQEEDRLVIRLRNGKYLKVKLPKDFPYRVSSVRLKLFGDDLYVDVVYEQEVKGIEPKGDYRAGIDIGLDEMLSVVSENPEIKSFIVSGKEIKAFNQWFNKERAKLRSQMDYLKNEIRSGDYEDVSPLKKKLRELEIKEKVLSAQRKRWMENNLYKIARKLVDLLYKTGHKIIYIGKNAIESKNGIDLGKKTNREFVSIPFRRLVELIKYKAEELRMEVVEVDESYTSKTSPFADILKVQELGSQKFEEEDETKRKELEKEISELRKGSRSGNVFKDKVLGKVFHADLVGALNILRAGAKLLRLSFYENLRVLFTKLCNPVRFKLVDFLYLQVSPESLLGIGGSKQGVLIPAGWMEKQGYLDRFEI, encoded by the coding sequence ATGTCATCAGGTAAGAGAGTTCTCTCCATAAGAGTGAGCGGGAGGGAGAGGAAAAGAAGGGTAAGGACTCTCCTCTTAGACCTCGCTCACTTCAGGAACATGCTCATAATCCTCATCAGGGAATACTACCTCCTCCACAGAGAGCACTTGCTAAATCAGTCCCTCCTCTACGGTCTGGTAGCTAAAAATTACTCATGTAAATACAGGGAAGAGCTTGAAAAGGTTTTAAGGAACATAGAAGATAGCCGTGAACTAAAAGAATTCCTTGAGAGACTTAAAGCCCAGAAGGAGAAGATAGATAATCCTCACTACGTTCAGTACGTTATCCGTCAGGTCATAAAGGACTTCAGGAGTTTCTTCAAGTCTCTTGAGTGCTTCAGAGCCAACCCTGAGAAGCTTAGAGAAATGCCAAGACTTTCCAAACCTAAGAAATTAAGATACCTGATAAACTTCTCTGTAGAAGGGAACGCTAACACTTTTAAACAGGAAGAAGACAGGTTGGTAATCAGGCTCAGGAACGGCAAATACCTCAAGGTAAAGCTCCCTAAAGACTTCCCTTACAGGGTTTCTTCTGTAAGACTAAAACTCTTCGGAGATGATCTTTACGTGGATGTTGTTTATGAGCAGGAAGTAAAGGGCATAGAGCCAAAAGGAGATTACAGAGCGGGAATAGACATAGGACTTGACGAAATGCTCTCCGTTGTGAGTGAAAACCCTGAAATAAAGAGCTTTATAGTCTCAGGCAAAGAGATAAAAGCTTTTAATCAATGGTTTAACAAAGAGAGAGCAAAACTGAGGTCTCAGATGGATTACCTGAAGAATGAGATAAGGAGCGGAGATTATGAAGACGTAAGCCCTCTGAAAAAGAAACTCAGGGAACTTGAGATAAAGGAAAAGGTTTTATCAGCCCAAAGGAAGAGGTGGATGGAAAACAACCTTTATAAGATAGCAAGAAAACTGGTGGATTTGCTTTACAAGACAGGACACAAAATCATTTACATAGGGAAGAACGCAATAGAGAGCAAGAACGGGATAGATTTGGGAAAGAAGACCAATCGGGAGTTTGTATCAATTCCCTTCAGGAGACTGGTAGAGCTGATCAAGTACAAAGCAGAGGAGCTCAGAATGGAAGTTGTGGAGGTTGATGAGAGCTACACATCAAAGACCTCGCCTTTTGCTGACATACTGAAGGTTCAGGAGCTCGGCAGTCAGAAGTTTGAAGAAGAGGATGAGACAAAGAGAAAAGAGCTTGAAAAGGAAATATCCGAGTTGAGGAAGGGTAGCAGGAGCGGGAATGTGTTTAAGGATAAGGTTCTTGGCAAAGTTTTTCACGCAGACCTTGTAGGGGCTTTGAACATACTGAGAGCGGGAGCTAAGCTCCTTAGACTTAGCTTTTATGAGAACCTCAGGGTGCTGTTTACCAAGCTCTGTAATCCCGTGAGGTTCAAACTCGTGGACTTTCTTTACCTGCAAGTATCCCCTGAGTCCCTTTTGGGGATAGGGGGTAGTAAGCAGGGAGTTTTAATCCCTGCAGGGTGGATGGAAAAACAGGGTTATTTGGATAGGTTTGAAATTTAA
- a CDS encoding menaquinone biosynthesis decarboxylase: MPFKSLQEFVRELESRGELVRIREPLSPILEITEVIDRVSKMPGGGKALLFENVEGYDIPIVANLYGSEKRIKLALGYENLEDIGWKLYRILRPEVPQTFLEKLKRLPELKKLNDAIPRVVKKAPVQEVVDRDPDLFFLPIPQCWPKDGGRYITFGQVITKDPESGIRNVGLYRLQVLDGKHLAVHWQIHKDGNHHFWKAKRLGKRLEVAVAIGGESPLPYVASAPLPPEVDEYLFAGIVMERPVELVKGITVDIEYPANAEIVVEGYVDPREELVDEGPFGDHTGYYTPVDKYPRMHVTAIVRRRSPVYLHTIVGIPPQEDKYLGWATERIFLPLIKFNLPEVVDYHLPAEGGFHNFCFVSIKKRFPGHAFKVAYALLGLGLMSLEKHIVVLDDWINVQDMGEVLWAWGNNVDPARDVQILKGPIDVLDHATNEVGFGGKMVIDATTKWKEEGYTREWPEVIRMDEEVKRKIDELWEKLGL, translated from the coding sequence ATGCCTTTTAAGAGTCTTCAGGAGTTTGTGAGGGAGCTTGAAAGCAGGGGAGAGCTGGTAAGGATAAGGGAACCTCTCTCTCCGATTCTGGAGATCACGGAGGTGATAGACAGGGTCTCCAAGATGCCGGGAGGGGGTAAGGCGCTCCTCTTTGAGAACGTTGAGGGTTACGATATTCCGATAGTTGCCAACCTTTACGGCTCGGAGAAGAGGATAAAGCTCGCCCTCGGGTATGAGAACCTTGAGGATATAGGCTGGAAGCTCTACAGGATTTTAAGACCTGAGGTCCCCCAGACCTTCTTAGAGAAGTTAAAGAGACTCCCTGAGCTAAAGAAGCTGAACGACGCCATACCGAGGGTGGTTAAGAAAGCCCCCGTTCAGGAGGTTGTGGACAGAGACCCCGACCTCTTCTTCCTTCCTATCCCTCAGTGCTGGCCCAAGGACGGGGGTAGGTACATAACCTTCGGGCAGGTTATAACGAAGGACCCCGAGAGCGGTATAAGGAACGTGGGACTTTACAGACTTCAGGTTCTGGATGGGAAGCACCTTGCGGTTCACTGGCAGATACATAAGGACGGGAATCACCACTTCTGGAAGGCGAAGAGGCTGGGCAAAAGGCTTGAGGTTGCGGTTGCGATAGGGGGCGAGTCTCCCCTTCCTTACGTTGCAAGCGCCCCCCTACCACCTGAGGTTGATGAATACCTCTTTGCGGGAATAGTAATGGAGAGACCTGTTGAGCTTGTAAAGGGTATAACCGTTGACATTGAGTATCCCGCCAACGCAGAGATAGTTGTAGAGGGATACGTTGACCCACGGGAGGAGCTCGTAGATGAAGGACCCTTCGGAGACCACACAGGATACTATACGCCCGTTGATAAGTACCCGAGGATGCACGTCACCGCCATAGTGAGGCGCAGGAGTCCCGTTTACCTCCACACTATAGTCGGCATACCACCTCAGGAGGACAAGTATTTAGGCTGGGCTACCGAGAGGATATTCCTGCCCTTGATAAAGTTCAATTTACCGGAGGTCGTGGACTACCACCTGCCCGCCGAAGGAGGTTTTCATAACTTCTGCTTCGTCTCCATAAAAAAGCGCTTTCCCGGGCATGCCTTTAAAGTAGCTTACGCGCTTCTGGGTCTTGGACTTATGTCCCTAGAAAAGCACATTGTCGTTTTAGATGACTGGATAAACGTTCAGGATATGGGGGAGGTCCTCTGGGCTTGGGGGAACAACGTAGATCCGGCGAGGGACGTCCAGATACTTAAGGGTCCCATAGATGTTCTTGACCATGCTACTAACGAGGTGGGCTTTGGAGGAAAGATGGTCATAGACGCAACGACCAAATGGAAGGAGGAGGGATACACGAGGGAATGGCCCGAGGTGATAAGGATGGACGAGGAGGTTAAGAGAAAGATAGACGAGCTATGGGAAAAGCTGGGATTGTGA